TTGTAGCACCTAAATATTTACACCTGAATGAAGCCAGAATACACCCCGCAGCAATGGGCGCGCATCAAGAAATTTTTGCCCTACATTATGGCAACGGCTATTTTTATGCAAATGCTAGATGCCACGATTCTGAATACCGCTTTGCCTGCCATGGCAAAATCGCTCAATGTTTCGCCACTCAATATGCAATCTGCCATCATCAGTTATGTAATTACATTGGCACTTTTTATCCCGATTAGTGGATATTTGGCAGATCGGTATGGGACTAAAAAGATTTTTATTTTGGCACTATTTATCTTTGGCGTAGGCTCGCTTATGTGTGCTTTAAGTTTCTCGTTGAAATTTCTGGTTTTGTCTCGAATTATCCAAGGTTTAGGCGGAGCTTTGATGACTCCCGTAGCGAGGCTTGCTCTTATGAAAACTTACGAAAAATCTGAGTTTGTGGCAGCTATGAATTTCGCTATTATCCCAGCCCTCATTGGTCCCATAGCAGGTCCGCTCGTTGGGGGGTATTTAGTGGATTATTTAAGTTGGCATTATATATTTTTAATCAATTTACCAATTGTAATCATTGGGATTTTACTTAGTTTAAAATTTATGCCACAATTTTATGGCGATGACCCGCATTTAGATTTAAAGGGCTTTTTGTTGTTTGGTGCTTCCTCTGTATTATTGTCTGTTGCGTTAGAAGTTATAACCAACGAAAGTTTATTCATCTATGGCGTTATAATGCTAGTTTTGGGCTTAATGTTTTTGCCTATTTATTTTAGGCATGCCAAGAAGCGAGAATTTCCAATTTTCCCAACACATTTGTTCAAGGTAAGAACATTCAGAATTGGGCTTTTGGGCAATTTAGCCTGTCGATTAGGCATCAGTTCTTTGCCGCTGTTGGTGCCACTTTTAATGCAGATAGACTATCAACAATCTGCTGCCGTTTCTGGGTGGATCGTTGCGCCCATGGCATTTTCTTCTATGCTTGCCAAGCCTTTAGTCGTCCCGATTTTAAACCGATTTGGCTATCGCAGAATTTTAATAGGAAATACCATAATCATAGGCTTATTAATTGCCTCGATTGCCATTCCGTCGAGAGGGGCGAGCATTTATGTATTTATCCCGATTTTAATCGTTTTAGGATTTTTCAATTCGATACAATTCACGGCGATGAACTCCATTGCTATTGCCAATTTAAGGAATTACCAAACCAGCAGTGGGAATAGCTTGCTTTCAGTAAATCAGCAGATTGCTATTGGTTTTGGGATAGCGATAGGATTAGCTATTTTAAGATTTTTTCAGCATAATCCGTATTTCACACAATTCGGAATGCACGATGCGTTTAGATTCACATTTTTAAGTATTGGAGCAATTACAGTAGCTTCTACCTTGGTATTTGCTCGCTTAAATCCTACAGATGGCAATAATCTTAAAACCAAAAAATAATTGATATTTAATTTTTTAAGTTGAGTAGAAATCAATATTTTTGTATAAATGAAAAAGTAGAGTAATGAAAAAAATATTTTTAAGCCTTTTGGTAGGTGTAAGCGTGAGTACATTTGCGCAAGAAGATTTAATCAATTCACTTAAGAACAACAAAAGTTCCATCAACGGATTTGTGTTCACACCCGTAAAAGTGAACGATGCTACATCGGTTAAGAATCAAGGGAAAAGTGGAACTTGCTGGAGCTATTCGGGAAACTCATTTCTAGAGTCTGAAATGTTGAAGAAAGGCAGACCTGCTGTAGATTTGGCTGAAATTTTTACCGCAAGAAACACCTATATTGATAAAGCTAAAAACTATGTGCGCATGCACGGACATTTGAACTGGGGAGATGGAGGAGAATTGCACGATGTCTTAAACGCCTACAGAAAGTATGGCGCACTTCCGCAAGAAGCGTATGATGGCTTAAACGAAGGACAAAAGTTAAACGACTTTGGCGAAATGCAATCAGCACTCAAAGCTTATTTAGATGCCATTATTAAAAACAAAAAGCTTAGCAAAAACTGGCTAAATGGGTTTACAGCTATTTTAGATGCATATTTAGGCAAAGTGCCAGAAAAATTCACATATAAAGGCAAAACATATACACCAAAAACTTTTGCTAAAGAAGTAGTGGGCTTGAATCCAAACGATTATATAGAAATGGTATCATTGAACGATGAACCAAAATACGAATATGTGTTTTTCCCAGTGCCAGATAACTGGAGTTTTGATTATGCTTACAACATCCCGATGGATGACATCACGAAAGTAATAGATTATGCTATCGAAAAAGGATACACCGTAGGCTGGGCAGCAGATGTTTCAGAAAAATATTTTAGCTGGTTGAATGGTGTAGCTTATGTGCCAACAAAAAATTACGAGGATATGTCTGCAAAAGAGCGCCAAAATATGTTTAGTGCACCACCAGCACATGAGCGAGAAATCACTCCAGAAATGAGACAAGAGGCATTCGAAAACTATGAAACTACAGACGACCATGGAATGCATATCGTAGGTTTGGCCAAAGATCAAAACGGAAATGAATATTATATCGTAAAAAATTCATGGGGATTGAGCAATGATTACCAAGGCTACCTTTATGTAAGTAAAAACTATGTAAAATATAAAACAACTGCTATTATGGTAAATAAAGCAGGTATTCCAAAATCAATTTTAAAAAAATAATATTTTGCTTAATTGTAAAATATAGAAAATCTATCAAAAGCCCTTTTTCAGCCATTGAGAAAGGGCTTTTGTTTACTACCTGTTAAAAACAAAAAACGATAATTTTAGGTAGCAATGAAAATTTAAACTACCTTTACCCACCTATGGATGAAGATTTTTTCTGCAGCGAGCTCGTGCAAAAATTTGAGCAAATGATTGAAGATAAGGAGAGTCTATATTTCGATTCAGATGAATTGGTAGAGATTATAGAACACTATCTTTCAATCAGAGATATGGAATATGCCCAAAATGCTATTGAGTTTGCCAAGGAAATACACCCAGCTAATCTCAATATCTTAATTAAGGAATTTGATTTTAGCATTGAAAATAATCAAATTAGAAAAGCGGAACGCCAGATGATTGAGCTAGAATCAATGGCAAGTGGTGATATCGATTATATAATTGCATGTGCTAAGTTTTATGCTGTGAAAAATGATTCATACAAAGCCATTGATTTATATCAACAAGCCTTGCAGCGAGCAGATGATGAGGAAACAAAGATATTCCTTTTACACAATTTAGGCAATGAGTACCTAAATATAGACAATTGTGTGCGTGCGTTTCATTATTTCAAAAGCATATTATCCATCGATTGCCAAGATGAGGAAGCTTTTATTTCATGTGTAGATTGCTATGATGAGATGGGAAAAATTCACGAAAGTTTAGAATTTATTGAGCAATATCTAGACAAAGACCCGTATTCAGAATGTGCCTGGATTGAGCTAGGGAGAAAGCATCTTTTAATCGAGAATTATCCCGAAGCACTCAATGCCTTTGATTTTGCCATAGCCATAAATCCAAAAAGCATAAATTCGTTAATGTTGAAAGCTTATACCTTAGAGCTTTTGGATAAATATGAAGAAGCCATCGAAGTGTATCAAGAAGCCTCTGTTTTAGAATATACTACGGCTACTACTTTTATGAAAATAGGGCAAGCTTATTTAAATTTAGGAAAGAAAGAAAAAGCACTCGATGCATTTCATACAGCAATTCATGAAGATCCGCAATTGGATAAAGCATGGTATGAAATAGCATTAATCTACGAAGATTTAGGGCTTTACCAAAAAGCACTTCAATACATTAGCCGTGCCATAGAGCTAGAGGATAATAATGTGAGTTATCACAAACGAAAAGCCTATTATCTTGTGCAAATGGGTAATTTGCAATCAGCAGAGATTTGTTATCAAACGATTTTAAAATTAGAAGGGCATAAATTCATCAATTGGCACGCCTACGCTGAATTACAAGTGCTCTTGGGCGATTGCAAGGCAGCGATAGAGACCATTCATGCAGCGTCCAAAAAATTCAATCAACCAGAATTGTTGTACCAATTAAGCCATTGCTATTTCAATTTAGATAATACGGCAAAGGGCATTCAATATTTAAAAAAGGCACAGCAAGTGGCCCCAGAGCTTTTGCCCAAAATGATTGAAAAATATCCGATTTTAAAGGATTTTCTCAAAATTATTTCTGCATTAGATTAAATTACAATTACTTAAAAATCAAAGCCAATTATTTAACGATGAGGTAACACAAAAAGTGCCATTTTTGCACTTGTGATGAGTTACTTTATCATTGGAGACATACACGGGTGCTACTACGCACTAGAGGAAATGCTTGCGCACTGGAATCCAGCAAAAGAAAAATTGATTTTGCTTGGCGATTTGGTGCACAAGGGCAAGCATTCTTATGCCGTGCTCGAAAAAGTGATTCAATTACAGAAAAAATACCCCGAAAATGTAATTGTGCTTAAAGGCAACAACGACGAAATCTTTCAGCGACGCTACGAAGAAAACATCACGCTTTCAGATAAACAAAAATTTGAAACCTATAATTTAAACTATGTTTCTGTATTGCAGTGGCTCGATGAGTTGCCACATTTTTACGAAGATACCAAAATTTTTGCGAGCCATGCAGGATTTCCTTCCAATGAACCCGAGGAGAATGTAGAAGAAATCGATTTTCTATTTCATAAAGGCGAACTCAAAAAACTTAAAAAAACGCAATTTTTGGGGCATGTAGTGGTACAGGAACCTACCTATGTAAAAGATAAAAAAGCGTGGTATTTGGATACGGGTGCTGGCTGGGGGAAATCGCTTACAGGAATAAAACTTAGCAAAAAAGCAAAAGTGAATCAAATCATTAGCATTTCGGTAACTAAAAAAGATTTTTGTTTACAATAAGATTGGTAAAAAATTTGTATCTTGTATCATCATAAGATATGAATTTAGTAGCGCATCAATTATTATCATTTAATATCCCTGAAATTCAAGTGGGAAATCACTTGGGCGAGGTTGTGAAAGGGAGAGATTTTTCCCAATACCCTCCCTTAATACAAAAGGGAATACAATTGCATAGACATATAGATTCTTTTACCGATTCGCATCCTATCGTGAGGCGTAGCTGTGCCCGCCTTCATAATGATTACGGGAAATATGCCCCCATTATCGTAGATATATTTTATGATTATTTCTTAATCAAAAATTGGGGGAAATTCTGCAAAAAAGATTTTAATACTTTTAGAAAAGAATGCTACAAAATACTTTTGGCATACAAGGAATTGTACCCCAATTCATTACGAAAAACAACGGAGCTCATGGCAAAGCGGGATTGGTTCTATCAGTATTCAATCATGGAGGGAATAGAATTAACTTTGAATAAATTGGGGCAACACACACGATTTCAGAACAACATGCACATGGCAGTAAAATCGCTCTATGTAGACGAGGCACTTTTTAACGAAGATTTTTTAGCATTTTACCCCGAATTAGAGCAATCCTGCCGCGAATTTTTAGAGCTTTCAGCTTAGAAAAATTACTTATATTTGTAAGGTGAGCAATCCAATCTTAACTCCCATAGACTATTTAAACGGGCTGGGTCCGCAACGAGCTGAGGTGCTAAAATCTGAGCTCCAGCTCTTTAATTGTCGGGATTTATTGTATCACTTTCCGTTTCGTTACATCGACAAAACTAAATTTTACACTTTAAAAGAAATTACCAATTTTTCGTCTGAAATTCAGATTAAAGGCACAATCATCAATATGCAAGAAGTGGGCGAGGGGCGAAAAAAACGCATTCACGCTACTTTTCAAGACGAAACGGGGCAAGCCGATTTAGTTTGGTTTAAATATTCGCCATGGCTTAAGAAAAAAATCTCGGATTTAATCGCAAAGCCTATCGTAATTTTTGGTAAGCCAAATCTTTTTCAAAACCGAATCAGTTTCACGCACCCAGAAATGGAAACCGAGACGGCGCATCAAGCCGAAGGCAAAGGACTCGAGCCCGTGTATTCTACCACCGAAAAAATACAAAAAAAAGGAATTACGCCCCGCATTTGGCGTGGCATGATGGCGCAAGTTTTAGAAATGGTAAATCCCTACATTCGGGAAAATTTATCCAGCGAAATCAAACGAAAATATGATTTAATCGATAGAAACAAAGCCTTTTACCAAATTCATTTTCCCAAAAATGCAGAAGAGCTGAATCAAGCCCAAAAAAGATTAAAATTTGAGGAATTTTATTTTCTGCACCTTTCGTTGCAAATGCAAAAAGCCATAGGCAAAAAGAAATTCAAATCGCAGCCATTTTCTTCTGTGGGCGATTATTTCAACGATTTTTATCATCATCATTTAGGCTTTGAATTGACCAATGCCCAAAAGCGTGTGATACGAGAAATCCGTTCGGATATGGCAAAATCTAGCCAAATGAATCGCTTGTTGCAAGGCGATGTGGGGAGTGGAAAAACCATCGTGGCGTTTATGTCGATGCTCATCGCTGCCGACAATGGATTTCAATCGTTATTGATGGCGCCGACCGAGATTTTGGCACAGCAGCATTATTATGGCTTAAAGCAAGAGGCTGATAAGTTGGGGCTGCAAATTGCCCTGCTCACAGGAAGCACCAAAACCGCTGAGCGCCGTGAAATTCACCAAAAATTGGAAGACGGGAGCCTAAACTTCCTAGTGGGAACTCACGCCTTGATTGAGGATAAAGTGAAGTTTAAGAACTTAGGCTTTGCTATTATAGATGAGCAGCACCGCTTTGGGGTAGCACAACGAGCCAAGCTTTTTAGCAAAGGAGCTATGCCTCCGCATATGCTGATTATGACGGCAACACCGATTCCGCGAACGCTGGCAATGACGCTCTACGGAGATTTAGATATTTCAATTATTGATGAATTACCTGCAGGTAGAAAACCGATTCAGACGCACCATATGCTCGAAAAAGATCGTTTAAAATTGCTCGGATTTATGCGCCGAGAAATCCAAAAAGGTAGGCAGATTTATATTGTGTATCCGCTGATTGAGGAATCGCAACAATTAGACTATAAGGCGCTGATGGACGGCTACGACTACATTGCTACTGAGTTTCCATATCCCGATTTTGCCATTAGCATCGTGCATGGGCAAATGAAACCGGCCGACAAAGATTATGAAATGCAACGCTTTGCCAAAGGTGAAACCGATATCATGGTGGCAACGACGGTGATAGAGGTGGGGGTGAATGTGCCCAACGCCAGCGTGATGATTATCGAAAGTGCCGAGAAATTCGGATTATCTCAATTGCACCAATTGCGCGGTAGAGTAGGGCGAGGGGGCGAGCAGAGTTATTGTATTTTGATGACGAAAGATAAGCTCAACGAAACGGCGTATAAACGAATCCAAACCATGTGCCAGTCTACCGATGGATTTAGAATTGCCGAAGTGGATTTAGAGTTGCGAGGTCCTGGAAATGTGATGGGAACACAACAAAGTGGTATTTTAAATCTAAAGATTGCAGATTTAAAAATGGATAAAACCATATTTCAAGCAGCTAGAAAAGCCGTGGAAGATACCTTGGAGGAGGATTTTGACCTCTCGATGACAAAGAATGCAAACATTCTTCATTTTTTTAATCTTTATCACAAAAAGAAAATCGGCTGGGCTAATGTGGGCTAAAAAAATTTTAATTCCTGAAATAAAAATTTATGAAACATAAAATAATCGCAGTATTTTTGTTACTGAGCGTAGCAATTAGCTGCCAAACGAATAATAAACCTAAAACTATGAGTACAAATTTAGAAACAGCAACTTTAGCAGGCGGGTGCTTCTGGTGCTTGGAAGCCGCTTACGACCGATTAAAAGGGGTAGAAAATGTACAATCTGGATTTGCTAATGGGCACACCGAAAATCCGAGCTACAAGGAAGTGTGCACGGGCGAAACGGGACATGCCGAGGTGGTGCGAATTACTTATGATCCGAGCCAGATTGATTTCAAAACCTTGTTAGAAGTTTTTTGGGTTTTGCACGATCCTACTCAGCTTAACCGACAAGGCGAAGACATCGGAACGCAGTACCGTTCAGGGATTTTCTATGAAAACGAAAAGCAAAAAACAGAAGCCGAGGAATCGATGAGAAATTCAATCGCACGCGGGGATTATGACAAGCCATATGTAACTATTATAGAGCCTCTGAAAGCCTTTTACCCTGCCGAGGATTACCACACCGATTATTTTGAATTGCACCAAACGCAACCCTATTGCAGCGCGGTGATTGCTCCCAAAATGCAGAAATTTCAGGCTAAATTCAAAGAGCTTTTAAAAGATTAAAATTATTATAAGAGAGATTGTTCAAAAGGCAATCTCTTTTTTTATGTAAAGATATTAGCGTTTAATTTTTATATTTACGATATATTAAATCGTTAGAGATGTTTTCATTGTTCAAGTTTTTGATAGTTTTATTTATTTCAATATTGCTACTTGTCGTTTGGCTAATTACTCAAAAGAAAATTTATATAAAGATTTTATCTTATTTTTACTTATTCTTGGCTTTGATGATTGCAATTGCTTGGATTGTAAATGCTTTTACAAAACCAATCAATTTAAAAAAAGAAGATTATTATGGAGAATATATTATAAAAAAGGATTTTTTCAAGGGGAAACAAGCAGATTGGCAGTACAATCATTATAGATTTGAGATTAAGAGAAATGATTCGATTTATTTTTACATTACCGAAAACGAAAAGATTTTGAAAACCTTGAGAGGTAAAATTTCAACGGTAAAACCATTTAACTCAGAAAGACTTGTAATTAAAATAGATTCTTCCAATTTCCATATTTTAGAAGACAATCCTACAATTTTCAGAAATCCAAAGGGATTTTATTTAGTTTTTAGATCCTCTAAATATTACAATGTGTTTTTTGAAAAAGGAAAATGGACTTCTTTAAATAAATAATATGCAGAGATGAGAATTTAAATGTGAAGCAAAGTATTAAAAAAATAGAAAAAATATAATTTTTTAAATCTATGCAAGTGAGTAGAAATATATTAGCCTTGGGCTTAGCCTTTTTAATCGTATTGGGAAATGCGATTTTTGGGTATTTTTTTGCGCCAGACGAAATTACGATAACGCCTTTAATTGTTTCGCTCACGGCATTGCTTGTGTGTTTCGGGACTAAAAATTTAAGCTTTATTTACATTGCCGTTTGGACATATATTTTTTTAGGGCTAAATGATATTTTAATTAAACTCTTCGGGGGAGGTATGCATGATGGTTTAGGGCAATCTTTAATCAATACATCGTCATGGATTGGTTTAATGCTTGTGCTTATTATTTTGATTTTTAAACTTATTAAATCCAAAAGCAATGAAAGCCAATCAGAGAGAATCAAAGCATTTGCATTATTTGTAATTTTGATAATTGTACATTTTGTATTATTCCTAAATTTAGGACAAGGTAGATGTTGTAATTGCTAAAATAGAAATGAGAATGATGGAAAAAAGCCTGCAAAATTTGAATTTTACAGGCTTTTTCATTCTATTTTAAAAATCAAATTATTGATTGTTTCTCACGATGTAGTCGGCGATTTTTTCAATCAAGTTTACGCGGTCTTTGCCACCCACATTGTGCTCGTGCATTGGATAAGAGAAGAAATCCACCTGAACATTGTTTTTCACAGCAGCTTCTAGCAAGCTCATGCTGTGCTGTGGAACCACCACATTGTCGATACTTCCCGTGATGAGCATTAATTTACCTTGCAAATTTTGGATGTAGTTTGAAACCTTACTTTGCTTGTAGCCCTCTGGGTTTTCTTGTGGTGTGTCCATGTAGCGTTCGCCATACATCACCTCATACATTCTCCAGTTGATGACAGGTCCACCCGCTACCGATGTGGTAAATACACCTGGCTGACGAAGCATTAAGCTCGACGCCATAAAGCCTCCAAAGCTCCAGCCGTGTACTGCAATGCGTTTAGCGTCTACGAAAGGCAATGATTTCAGATATTCTACACCTTTCATTTGGTCTTCGATTTCTTTGTTACCTAAATGTCTGTGGATTACGCTTTCAAATGCAAATCCGCGATTGGCAGAGCCACGATTGTCGAGCGTGAAAACGATATAATCGTTCAAGCTAGCAAAGGCAGGCTCCCACATGCTTGCACCACCCAAGAATGAATTCGTAACGAGCTGCGCGTGCGGACCGCCATAAACATAAATCAAAACAGGGTATTTTTTATTTGGGTCGAAGTTCTCTGGCTTAATCATGCGGGCATATAATTTGGTACCGTCGTTGGCTTTTAAATCCAAAAATTCGATGTTTCCTACTGCGTAATTTTTCAAAGGATTATCGCTTGTTTTGATGATTGTTTTTTTGCCATTTCGGGTATCTATGATTTGCGTAATGCTCGGAATCTCAAGCGAAGAAAATTCGTCGATTAAGTAATTTCCATCTTCACTCAAAATCGAATTGTGCGTACCTGCAGTCGGTGTGAGATTGGTAGTTTTTCCAGATTTTAAATCAGTTTTAAAAGTCTGCGTATTACGCGGATCTTCGCCCGTTCCTGTGTAGATGACAGATTTTCCATCGTTGCTAAAGCCTAAAATATCTTTTACTACCCATTTGTGCTTAGTCAGTTGTTTCGCTGTTTTGCCGTCTGTGCTTAAAAGATAAATATTTCTAAACCCGTCTTTTTGGCTCATCCAAAGTAAGTTTTTAGTCGAATTTGGCACAAAAACCGCTTCATTTTCTGGCTCTACCCAAATGTTGTTGGAATAAGAGAAAATCGTATTCACTTTTTTGCCCGTAGCCACATCATAACGGTTGAGGTCATAATGCGTAGTTGCACGGTTGATTTCAGCCAAAACGATGTACTTTTCATCTGGGCTCCAAGCCAAATTGGTTAAATAATGAAAATTATCGGTGTTGATGTCTAAATAAGTGGTTTTGTTGGTTTTAAAATTATAAATTCCCACTTTAGCGATTTCGCTAGGGTCGCCCGCCATCGGGTATTTGATTGGCATTGGCGTAGCAGGAATCGTGTTCAAATCTACCAAAGGATAGCTGTTCACTTTGGTTTCATTTTTTTGATAAAAAGCTAAAAGATTTCCGTTGGGAGAGAAGAAAATCCCTTTTTTGATGCCGTACTCACTACGGTGAATCGCTTGTCCAGAAACGATGTTTTTATCCTTGCTATCGGTTACTTGCAGGATTTTGCCCCCGTTTGGTTGCGCAACATACAAGTTGTTTTCCATCGTGAAAGCCACGCGATTAGTATTTTTATCGATTTCAGCATTTTCGGCATTTTCAGGAAGTTTAATGCCTATATTTTTATCATTTTTGATGTCCCAAGCGTAGTAAGTATTTCCTGCTTTAAAGAAAAGTTGATTGTTTTTATAGCTTAATCTTGGTAAATATCTTAAATCAGGGAATTTGGATTTAATTTCTTGAAAACCAATGGTTCTTGTTTCTTTTCCTTGGGTGTTTTTAAAGACGAGCCCACGCTGGTCTTGGTAAAAGAAATCATTTCCAGCCCAATCTAGGTTGTAGAGCGTTTCTGGGTATAGCCCTTTGTAGTAGCCCATTACAGCATCTTCTATGCTCAATTTTTGTTTTTGGGCTAAAAGCGAACTGCTTTCAAATACGAGTAAAAAAAGCAGTGTAAATAATTTAAATTTCTTCATCGAAAGGAGTTTTTTTAATTAAAAAATCATTGATATGTTCAAAACCATTTCTTAGGTTTAAATCGCGTTGTGGAAACGGAATTTCGATTCCCTCTTTGCTAAAGGCTTCAAAAATGGCATAATATAATTCACTTTTTAGTACTCTTGGTCGCTGGATAAATGTTGAAGTCCATACCACGAGTTCAAAATTCAGCGAGCTGTCGCCATAATCATCAAACCATAATTCAGGTTCAGGGAATTTTAAAACTCCTTTGTGTTTTTTGGCTACTTCAATTGCGATTTCGCGCACACGACTTGGATTTTCGTTGTATGAGACCCCAATCGGAAAGCGAAAACGCACTTTTCGCTCGTTATAAGACCAGTTGATTACTTTATTATTAATAAATTCAGAATTGGGCACAATGACATTGATGTTGTCATTGGTCACGATTTTGGTCGAGCGCATAGAGATAGAAGTTACATCGCCCACGATGTTGCCCACCTCAATACGGTCGCCCACTTTAATAGGGCGTTCAAACAAGATGACTAAACCGGAAATGAAATTTTGCGCAATGTTCTGCAAACCAAATCCAATACCCACGCCCAGTGCTCCTGCCAAATAACTGAAAGAGCCAAAATCAAATCCTGCCGATTGGAAAATAAATATAATACCTAAAAAGATGAATAAGTATTTAAAAATAGCAGAAATCGAGCTTCGCACGCCACGATCAGCCACTCGAGAAGATAAAACTTTGTTTTCTAGAAACTTTGAAAGTTTTTTGGCAATCAAAATCAGAATCACAAATGCTACCACCATATAGAGTGCCGTGAGCAATGTAAATGGTTTATCTCCAATTTTTACTAATTCTGTGTTGAAGAAAGCTTTGACTTGTTTCCAAAACTGATTTGCAACTTCTTTAGATTCTTCCATAGATTTTTAAGTGTAATTTTTCCGAACTCGCAAGGTACAAATTTATTGTAAAATTATTGAGCACCGATTATTTTTTGTTTAAATCATTGCCTTTTACGGTGTAGTACCATGCTAGGCTCATTTGTTTGCTGTAGGCATCGATAGGGGTATTCTTTAAATCTACTTTGTCTTCTTGCCAATTTCTAAGATTTATTTTTTCTTTTTTTTCTTCTGCCGGGAAGTAGTATAAATCATTATTTTGAATGATTTTCTCGAAAGAAATCGCCTGTTTTTTATCGGAGTTTAAAAGGGATTCGCCAAAGCTGTAATAGATGAAATCCTTTGGTGCAATCATTTCAATTATTGTAGGCATAATGTCTATATGCGTGCCAGGAGTGGTTTTTAATTCGGGTGTAATGCTTTTGCCATAAAGAATAAAGTTTACCGAGCTTCTTTCATATAAGTTTGGCTGATGAGTGATGAATCTTCGACCAAAATGATCGCCCGTAAATCCAAAAATTGCATTGGGGAATTTCTGTTCAGCTTGTTCTACAAAATCACCTATACATTTATCGCCATACCACAAATGTCCCATTTCTTTCAGTGTAAGTCCATTGTCATAGTACTTTTGCAAATCCTTAGGGAAATCCTCTTTCTTTTTATACGGAAAACCTTTTTTATCCACATCTACGGTGTAAGGTGTGTGGTAGCTGGTTGTGAGGATTAGATTAAAGGTATATTCTTCAGGATTAATGCTTTGATTTACTAATTTAAACAAATCTTC
This Ornithobacterium rhinotracheale DNA region includes the following protein-coding sequences:
- a CDS encoding MFS transporter — encoded protein: MKPEYTPQQWARIKKFLPYIMATAIFMQMLDATILNTALPAMAKSLNVSPLNMQSAIISYVITLALFIPISGYLADRYGTKKIFILALFIFGVGSLMCALSFSLKFLVLSRIIQGLGGALMTPVARLALMKTYEKSEFVAAMNFAIIPALIGPIAGPLVGGYLVDYLSWHYIFLINLPIVIIGILLSLKFMPQFYGDDPHLDLKGFLLFGASSVLLSVALEVITNESLFIYGVIMLVLGLMFLPIYFRHAKKREFPIFPTHLFKVRTFRIGLLGNLACRLGISSLPLLVPLLMQIDYQQSAAVSGWIVAPMAFSSMLAKPLVVPILNRFGYRRILIGNTIIIGLLIASIAIPSRGASIYVFIPILIVLGFFNSIQFTAMNSIAIANLRNYQTSSGNSLLSVNQQIAIGFGIAIGLAILRFFQHNPYFTQFGMHDAFRFTFLSIGAITVASTLVFARLNPTDGNNLKTKK
- a CDS encoding aminopeptidase C — protein: MKKIFLSLLVGVSVSTFAQEDLINSLKNNKSSINGFVFTPVKVNDATSVKNQGKSGTCWSYSGNSFLESEMLKKGRPAVDLAEIFTARNTYIDKAKNYVRMHGHLNWGDGGELHDVLNAYRKYGALPQEAYDGLNEGQKLNDFGEMQSALKAYLDAIIKNKKLSKNWLNGFTAILDAYLGKVPEKFTYKGKTYTPKTFAKEVVGLNPNDYIEMVSLNDEPKYEYVFFPVPDNWSFDYAYNIPMDDITKVIDYAIEKGYTVGWAADVSEKYFSWLNGVAYVPTKNYEDMSAKERQNMFSAPPAHEREITPEMRQEAFENYETTDDHGMHIVGLAKDQNGNEYYIVKNSWGLSNDYQGYLYVSKNYVKYKTTAIMVNKAGIPKSILKK
- a CDS encoding tetratricopeptide repeat protein, which codes for MDEDFFCSELVQKFEQMIEDKESLYFDSDELVEIIEHYLSIRDMEYAQNAIEFAKEIHPANLNILIKEFDFSIENNQIRKAERQMIELESMASGDIDYIIACAKFYAVKNDSYKAIDLYQQALQRADDEETKIFLLHNLGNEYLNIDNCVRAFHYFKSILSIDCQDEEAFISCVDCYDEMGKIHESLEFIEQYLDKDPYSECAWIELGRKHLLIENYPEALNAFDFAIAINPKSINSLMLKAYTLELLDKYEEAIEVYQEASVLEYTTATTFMKIGQAYLNLGKKEKALDAFHTAIHEDPQLDKAWYEIALIYEDLGLYQKALQYISRAIELEDNNVSYHKRKAYYLVQMGNLQSAEICYQTILKLEGHKFINWHAYAELQVLLGDCKAAIETIHAASKKFNQPELLYQLSHCYFNLDNTAKGIQYLKKAQQVAPELLPKMIEKYPILKDFLKIISALD
- a CDS encoding metallophosphoesterase: MSYFIIGDIHGCYYALEEMLAHWNPAKEKLILLGDLVHKGKHSYAVLEKVIQLQKKYPENVIVLKGNNDEIFQRRYEENITLSDKQKFETYNLNYVSVLQWLDELPHFYEDTKIFASHAGFPSNEPEENVEEIDFLFHKGELKKLKKTQFLGHVVVQEPTYVKDKKAWYLDTGAGWGKSLTGIKLSKKAKVNQIISISVTKKDFCLQ
- a CDS encoding ACP phosphodiesterase; the encoded protein is MNLVAHQLLSFNIPEIQVGNHLGEVVKGRDFSQYPPLIQKGIQLHRHIDSFTDSHPIVRRSCARLHNDYGKYAPIIVDIFYDYFLIKNWGKFCKKDFNTFRKECYKILLAYKELYPNSLRKTTELMAKRDWFYQYSIMEGIELTLNKLGQHTRFQNNMHMAVKSLYVDEALFNEDFLAFYPELEQSCREFLELSA
- the recG gene encoding ATP-dependent DNA helicase RecG translates to MSNPILTPIDYLNGLGPQRAEVLKSELQLFNCRDLLYHFPFRYIDKTKFYTLKEITNFSSEIQIKGTIINMQEVGEGRKKRIHATFQDETGQADLVWFKYSPWLKKKISDLIAKPIVIFGKPNLFQNRISFTHPEMETETAHQAEGKGLEPVYSTTEKIQKKGITPRIWRGMMAQVLEMVNPYIRENLSSEIKRKYDLIDRNKAFYQIHFPKNAEELNQAQKRLKFEEFYFLHLSLQMQKAIGKKKFKSQPFSSVGDYFNDFYHHHLGFELTNAQKRVIREIRSDMAKSSQMNRLLQGDVGSGKTIVAFMSMLIAADNGFQSLLMAPTEILAQQHYYGLKQEADKLGLQIALLTGSTKTAERREIHQKLEDGSLNFLVGTHALIEDKVKFKNLGFAIIDEQHRFGVAQRAKLFSKGAMPPHMLIMTATPIPRTLAMTLYGDLDISIIDELPAGRKPIQTHHMLEKDRLKLLGFMRREIQKGRQIYIVYPLIEESQQLDYKALMDGYDYIATEFPYPDFAISIVHGQMKPADKDYEMQRFAKGETDIMVATTVIEVGVNVPNASVMIIESAEKFGLSQLHQLRGRVGRGGEQSYCILMTKDKLNETAYKRIQTMCQSTDGFRIAEVDLELRGPGNVMGTQQSGILNLKIADLKMDKTIFQAARKAVEDTLEEDFDLSMTKNANILHFFNLYHKKKIGWANVG